The proteins below are encoded in one region of Deinococcus seoulensis:
- a CDS encoding glutamate-5-semialdehyde dehydrogenase, with amino-acid sequence MGVQARAAARVLRSLPTARKVSALHAIAAGLRANAAAILAANAQDVQAAIEAGLPEPMVARLRLDARMLDGIAADVEAVSRLPDPVGETTPAQTQPSGIRVSTRRVPLGVLGVIYESRPNVTVDVAALALMSGNAVILRGGKETVRSNAALEAVIHAALRAQGLPADGVQVIRDPARERMLELLKLDDLVDAIIPRGGAGLHRYCVENATVPVIVGGIGVVHVYLDPSFTRDPEDRARALEIVRNAKVQKPSACNALDTLLIHEDALDALPDIARDLQAHGVTLRTDPTAHAALSAAGITTDPATDTDYGTEFLALTASVKTVPSFEDALDFIAARGNHTDVILTRDEAQAGRFIEDVDSAAVVVNASPRFNDGGQLGLGAEVAISTQKLHARGPMGLRELTTTKWIVEGNGEVRM; translated from the coding sequence ATGGGCGTGCAGGCCCGCGCCGCCGCCCGCGTGCTGCGGTCGCTGCCCACCGCGCGCAAGGTCTCGGCGTTGCACGCCATTGCCGCCGGACTGCGCGCGAATGCTGCCGCCATCCTGGCCGCGAACGCACAGGACGTGCAGGCTGCCATTGAGGCCGGGCTGCCCGAGCCGATGGTGGCCCGCCTGCGCCTGGACGCCCGCATGCTGGACGGCATCGCCGCGGACGTGGAGGCCGTGTCGCGCCTGCCCGACCCGGTGGGCGAGACCACCCCCGCGCAGACCCAGCCGAGCGGCATCCGCGTCAGCACCCGGCGCGTGCCGCTGGGCGTGCTGGGCGTCATCTACGAGAGCCGCCCGAACGTGACCGTGGATGTCGCCGCGCTGGCCCTGATGAGCGGGAACGCCGTGATCCTGCGCGGCGGGAAGGAAACCGTGCGCAGCAACGCCGCGCTGGAAGCTGTCATTCACGCCGCGCTGCGGGCGCAGGGGCTCCCGGCGGACGGGGTGCAGGTCATCCGCGACCCGGCCCGCGAACGCATGCTGGAACTGCTGAAACTGGACGATCTGGTCGACGCGATCATCCCGCGCGGCGGGGCCGGACTGCACCGCTACTGCGTGGAGAACGCCACCGTGCCCGTCATCGTGGGCGGCATCGGCGTGGTGCACGTGTACCTCGATCCCAGCTTCACCCGCGACCCCGAGGACCGCGCGCGCGCCCTGGAGATCGTCCGGAACGCGAAGGTGCAGAAACCCAGCGCCTGCAACGCCCTGGACACCCTCCTGATCCACGAGGACGCCCTGGACGCCCTGCCGGACATCGCCCGCGACCTCCAGGCGCACGGCGTGACCCTGCGCACCGACCCGACCGCCCACGCGGCCCTGAGTGCCGCCGGGATCACCACCGACCCCGCCACGGACACCGACTACGGCACGGAATTCCTGGCCCTGACCGCCAGCGTGAAGACCGTCCCCTCCTTCGAGGACGCGCTGGACTTCATCGCCGCGCGCGGCAACCACACCGACGTGATCCTCACCCGCGACGAAGCCCAGGCGGGGCGATTCATTGAGGACGTGGACTCGGCGGCCGTGGTCGTGAACGCCAGCCCCCGCTTCAACGACGGCGGACAACTCGGCCTGGGCGCCGAGGTCGCCATCAGCACCCAGAAACTCCACGCCCGCGGCCCCATGGGCCTGCGCGAACTGACCACCACGAAATGGATCGTAGAAGGCAACGGCGAAGTAAGGATGTAG
- a CDS encoding PspA/IM30 family protein: MSILDRLSRLLRANVNDLISRAEDPGLIIEQALRDMRAAYAEARSEVADAMSQNAKLDREASSNRRMAAEYEKKAEEALRGGSEDLAREALRRSQNAKDLAAGFEEQLALQSSTVEQLKTQLRALEAKIDEMESKKSLLAARQKTAQAGATLDRVSGFDRAGGAMDAFEEMEQKVSGMEDRNRAMQELRQENDFDAQLKDLGRGQALDDAMAALKAKVSGDKS; this comes from the coding sequence ATGAGCATCCTTGACCGACTGTCCCGACTGCTGCGCGCCAACGTGAACGACCTGATCAGCCGCGCCGAGGACCCCGGCCTGATCATCGAGCAGGCCCTGCGCGACATGCGCGCCGCGTACGCCGAGGCCCGCAGCGAGGTGGCCGACGCCATGAGCCAGAACGCCAAACTGGACCGCGAGGCCAGCAGTAACCGCCGCATGGCCGCCGAGTACGAGAAGAAGGCCGAGGAGGCGCTGCGTGGCGGCAGCGAGGACCTCGCGCGGGAGGCGCTGCGCCGCTCGCAGAACGCCAAGGATCTCGCGGCGGGTTTCGAGGAGCAACTGGCGTTGCAGAGCAGCACCGTCGAGCAGCTGAAAACCCAGTTGCGTGCCCTGGAAGCCAAGATCGACGAGATGGAAAGCAAGAAGAGCCTGCTGGCCGCCCGGCAGAAGACCGCGCAGGCCGGGGCGACCCTGGACCGCGTCTCGGGTTTCGACAGGGCGGGCGGCGCGATGGACGCCTTCGAGGAGATGGAGCAGAAGGTCTCCGGCATGGAGGATCGCAACCGCGCCATGCAGGAACTGCGCCAGGAGAACGACTTCGACGCGCAGCTCAAGGACCTGGGGCGCGGGCAGGCGCTCGACGACGCCATGGCCGCCCTGAAAGCCAAGGTGTCCGGCGACAAGAGCTGA
- a CDS encoding gluconeogenesis factor YvcK family protein, with protein sequence MWMAPGIGVKRWLALFVICTLIGGVGVLHFTWTGPLHFVATRWILWVNALVTPELMPLYTGGAAIMLLALTGALWSIMMLNRSVLSGMGTAPETAVDVLYERRNLARGPHLVTLGGGTGMSNLLSGLRAHTGNTTAVVTVSDDGGSSGRLREALDMVAPGDLTDCYAALSDSPVMARLLLHRFRRGEGLEGHTFGNLLLATLSEEQGGLSAAMKDIHEVLRIRGNVYPATTHPATLVAHLSDGREIRGESQFAPQVGKATIQQVTLDPPDLPTLPEVLAAIEHAEQIILGPGSLYTSIIPALLVPGIARAIRESGAPLVYVASLMTEPGETDDLTLEGHVQAITRHLGRTPDCVLVNNAMLPAEVTERYAAEGAHLLTLHGASRDLRARCVLHPLLQPGQARHDPHLLAQALLQLTPRRTVG encoded by the coding sequence ATGTGGATGGCGCCCGGCATCGGCGTGAAACGCTGGCTGGCGCTGTTCGTGATCTGCACCCTGATCGGCGGGGTGGGCGTGCTGCACTTCACCTGGACCGGCCCGCTGCACTTCGTGGCGACCCGCTGGATCCTGTGGGTGAACGCCCTGGTCACGCCGGAACTGATGCCGCTGTACACGGGCGGCGCGGCCATCATGCTGCTCGCGCTGACCGGCGCACTCTGGAGCATCATGATGCTCAACCGCTCGGTCCTGAGCGGCATGGGCACCGCCCCGGAAACAGCCGTGGACGTCCTGTACGAACGCCGGAACCTGGCGCGCGGCCCGCACCTCGTGACGCTGGGCGGCGGGACCGGCATGTCCAACCTGCTCTCGGGCCTGCGCGCCCACACCGGGAACACCACGGCCGTCGTGACCGTCTCGGACGACGGCGGCAGCAGCGGCCGCCTGCGAGAGGCACTCGACATGGTCGCGCCGGGCGACCTGACCGACTGCTACGCCGCCCTGAGCGACAGTCCCGTCATGGCCCGGTTGCTGCTGCACCGCTTCCGGCGCGGCGAGGGCCTGGAAGGGCACACCTTCGGGAACCTGCTGCTTGCCACGCTCAGCGAGGAACAGGGCGGCCTGAGCGCCGCCATGAAGGACATTCACGAGGTGCTGCGCATCCGCGGGAACGTCTACCCCGCCACCACCCACCCGGCCACGCTGGTCGCTCACCTCAGTGACGGCCGCGAGATCCGCGGCGAGAGTCAGTTCGCGCCGCAGGTGGGGAAGGCCACCATCCAGCAGGTCACGCTGGACCCCCCGGACCTGCCGACCCTGCCCGAGGTGCTGGCCGCCATCGAGCACGCCGAGCAGATCATCCTGGGGCCCGGCAGCCTGTACACCAGCATCATCCCGGCGCTGCTGGTGCCGGGCATCGCCCGCGCCATCCGCGAGTCGGGCGCGCCGCTGGTGTACGTGGCGAGCCTGATGACCGAACCCGGCGAGACCGACGACCTGACCCTCGAAGGGCACGTGCAGGCCATCACCCGCCACCTGGGCCGCACGCCGGACTGCGTACTCGTGAACAACGCCATGCTGCCCGCCGAGGTGACCGAACGGTACGCCGCGGAGGGCGCGCACCTGCTGACCCTGCACGGCGCCAGCCGGGACCTGCGCGCCCGCTGCGTGCTGCACCCGCTGCTGCAACCCGGCCAGGCGCGGCACGACCCTCACCTGCTGGCGCAGGCGCTGCTGCAACTCACGCCCCGGCGCACGGTCGGCTGA
- the dxs gene encoding 1-deoxy-D-xylulose-5-phosphate synthase, producing MSPESILPSGTGTPLLDRVNSPADLKRLSREQLPALSQELRDEIVRVCSVGGLHLASSLGATDLIVALHYVLNSPRDRILFDVGHQAYAHKILTGRRDQMATIKKEGGLSGFTKVSENPHDAITVGHASTSLANALGMAMARDALGQDYKVAAVIGDGSLTGGMALAALNTIGDMNRRMLIVLNDNEMSISENVGAMNKFMRGLQVQKWFQEGEGAGKKAMEAVSKPLASFMSRAKSSTRHFFDPASVNPFAAMGVRYVGPVDGHNVQELVWLMERLVDLDGPTILHVVTTKGKGLSYAEADPIYWHGPGKFDPQTGEFSASKAYSWSNAFGDAMTELAAQDPRAFVITPAMREGSGLVGYSKAHPNRYLDVGIAEEVAVTAAAGMALQGLRPVVAIYSSFLQRAYDQVLHDVAIENLNVTFAIDRAGIVGADGATHNGVFDLSFLRSIPGVRIGLPRDAAELRGMLKYAQTHDGPFAIRYPRGNTTPVPEGTWPELEWGTWERVQDGTDVVILAGGKGLEYAQKAAAGLDGVGVVNARFVKPLDEAMLRDVARTARAIITVEDNTVVGGFGSAVLEFLNAEGIRTPVRVLGIPDEFQEHATVESVHARTGIDAQAIRTVLAELGVDVPLGV from the coding sequence ATGAGTCCCGAATCCATCCTTCCGTCCGGTACCGGCACACCCCTGCTGGACCGCGTGAACAGCCCGGCCGATCTCAAGCGCCTGTCGCGTGAGCAATTGCCCGCGCTGTCGCAGGAACTGCGGGACGAGATCGTGCGCGTCTGCTCGGTGGGCGGCCTGCACCTCGCCTCCTCACTGGGGGCCACGGACCTGATCGTGGCGCTGCATTACGTACTGAACTCGCCGCGTGACCGGATCCTGTTCGATGTGGGGCATCAGGCGTACGCGCACAAGATCCTCACGGGCCGCCGTGACCAGATGGCAACCATCAAGAAGGAGGGCGGCCTGAGCGGCTTTACCAAGGTCAGCGAGAACCCGCACGACGCGATCACGGTCGGGCACGCCAGCACCAGCCTCGCGAACGCGCTGGGCATGGCCATGGCCCGCGACGCACTGGGCCAGGACTACAAGGTCGCGGCCGTGATCGGGGACGGCAGCCTGACGGGCGGCATGGCGCTGGCGGCGCTGAACACCATCGGGGACATGAACCGCCGCATGCTGATCGTCCTGAACGACAACGAGATGAGCATCAGCGAGAACGTGGGCGCGATGAACAAGTTCATGCGCGGCCTGCAGGTGCAGAAGTGGTTCCAGGAAGGCGAGGGCGCGGGCAAGAAGGCCATGGAGGCCGTCAGCAAACCCCTGGCCAGCTTCATGAGCCGCGCCAAGAGCTCCACGCGGCACTTCTTCGACCCGGCCAGCGTGAACCCCTTCGCGGCGATGGGCGTGCGCTACGTCGGCCCGGTGGACGGGCACAACGTGCAGGAACTCGTGTGGCTCATGGAGCGACTGGTGGACCTGGACGGGCCGACCATCCTGCACGTCGTGACCACCAAGGGCAAGGGCCTGAGCTACGCCGAGGCCGACCCGATCTACTGGCACGGCCCGGGCAAGTTCGACCCGCAGACCGGGGAGTTCAGTGCCAGCAAGGCGTACTCGTGGAGCAACGCCTTCGGGGACGCCATGACCGAACTGGCCGCGCAGGACCCGCGCGCGTTCGTGATCACGCCCGCCATGCGCGAGGGCAGCGGGCTGGTCGGGTACTCGAAGGCGCACCCGAACCGCTACCTGGACGTCGGGATCGCCGAGGAGGTCGCCGTGACCGCTGCCGCCGGGATGGCCCTGCAGGGCCTGCGCCCGGTCGTGGCGATCTACTCGTCGTTCCTGCAACGCGCGTACGATCAGGTGCTGCACGACGTGGCCATCGAGAACCTGAACGTCACGTTCGCCATCGACCGCGCCGGGATCGTGGGCGCGGACGGCGCGACGCACAACGGCGTGTTCGACCTGAGTTTCCTGCGCTCCATTCCCGGCGTGCGGATCGGCCTGCCGAGGGACGCGGCGGAACTGCGCGGCATGCTGAAGTACGCGCAGACGCACGACGGCCCGTTCGCGATCCGCTACCCGCGCGGCAACACCACCCCCGTCCCGGAGGGCACCTGGCCTGAACTGGAGTGGGGCACCTGGGAACGCGTGCAGGACGGCACGGACGTGGTCATCCTGGCGGGCGGCAAGGGCCTGGAGTACGCGCAGAAGGCCGCCGCCGGACTGGACGGCGTGGGCGTCGTGAACGCCCGCTTCGTGAAACCCCTGGACGAGGCGATGCTGCGCGACGTGGCCCGCACCGCCCGCGCGATCATCACCGTCGAGGACAACACCGTCGTCGGCGGCTTCGGCAGCGCCGTGCTGGAATTCCTGAACGCCGAGGGCATCCGGACCCCCGTGCGCGTCCTGGGCATCCCCGACGAATTCCAGGAGCACGCGACCGTCGAGAGCGTCCACGCCCGCACCGGCATCGACGCGCAGGCCATCCGCACCGTGCTGGCCGAACTCGGCGTGGACGTCCCGCTCGGGGTGTAG